The stretch of DNA tctctgctcgtctactctccagtctcctcctgtcttcttctctgctcgtctactctccagtctcctcctgtcttcttctctgctcctcttttctccagtctcctcctgtcatcttctctgctcctctactctccagtctcctgctgtcatcttctctgctcctctactctccagtctcctcctgtcttcttctctgctcgtctactctccagtctcctcctgtcttcttctctgctcctctactctccagtctcctgctgtcatcttctctgctcctctactctccagtctcctcctgtcatcttctctgctcgtctactctccagtctcctcctgtcttcttctctgctcgtctactctccagtctcctcctgtcttcttctctgctcctctactctccagtctcctcctgtcttcttctctgctcctctactctccagtctcctcctgtcttcttctctgctcgtctactctccagtctcctcctgtcttcttctctgctcctctactctccagtctcctcctgtcttcttctctgctcctcttctctccagtctcctccagtctccttctctgctcctctactctccagtgtcctcctgtcatcttctctgctcctctactctccagtgtcctcctgtcatcttctctgctcctcttaagTCTCCATTCTCCACAGCTGTGATTTACTGCAACATATGAGTTTATAGTACACAAGAATAGGTTAGTATTTATgctaacaacagcaacacaatagAAAGAGATTCACTTTTCTCACATTACTGACCGCTCTTTTGTCCAGTCTCcttctgtcttcttctctgctcctcttctctccagtctcctcctgtcttcttctctgctcctcttctctccagtctcctcctgtcttcttctctgctcctcttttctccagtctcctcctgtcttcttctctgctcctcttctctccagtctcttcctgtcttcttctctgctcctcttttctccagtctcctcctgtcatcttctctgctcctctactctccagtctcctcctgtcatcttctctgctcctctactctccagtctcctcctgtcttcttctctgctcctctactctccagtctcctcctgtcatcttctctgctcctctactctccagtctcctcctgtcatcttctccgctcctctactctccagtctcctcctgtcttcttctctgctcgtctactctctagtctcctcctgtcttcttctctgctcctcttctctccagtctcctctagtctccttctctgctcctctactctccagtgtcctcctgtcatcttctctgctcctcttaagTCTCCATTCTCCACAGCTGTGATTTACTGCAACATATGAGTTTATAGTACACAAGAATAGGTTAGTATTTATgctaacaacagcaacacaataaAAAGAGATTCACTTTTCTCACATTACTGACCGCTCTTTTGTCCAGTCTCcttctgtcttcttctctgctcctctgccctccagtctccttctctgctcctctactctccagtctcctcctgtcatcttctctgctactctactctccagtctcctcctgtcttcttctctgctcctcttctctccagtctcctcctgtcatcttctctgctactctactctccagtctcctcctgtcttcttctctgctcctcttctctccagtctcttcctgtcttcttctctgctcctcttttctccagtctcctcctgtcatcttctctgctcctctactctccagtctcctcctgtcatcttctctgctcctctactctccagtctcctcctgtcttcttctctgctcctctactctccagtctcctcctgtcatcttctctgctcctctactctccagtctcctcctgtcatcttctctgctcctctactctccagtctcctcctgtcttcttctctgctcgtctactctccagtctcctcctgtcttcttctctgctcctctactctccagtctcctcctgtcttcttctctgctcctcttttctccagtctcctcctgtcatcttctctgctcctctattctccagtctcctgctgtcatcttctctgctcctctactctccagtctcctcctgtcttcttctctgttcctctactctccagtctactcctgtcttcttctctgctcctctactctccagtctcctcctgtcatcttctctgctcctctactctccagtctcctcctgtcatcttctctgctcctctactctccagtctcctcctgtcttcttctctgctcgtctactctccagtctcctcctgtcttcttctctgctcctctactctccagtctcctcctgtcttcttctctgctcctcttttctccagtctcctgctgtcatcttctctgctcctctactctccagtctcctgctgtcatcttctctgctcctctactctccagtctcctcctgtcttcttctctgctcctctactctccagtctcctcctgtcttcttctctgctcctctactctccagtctcctcctgtcttcttctctgctcctcttttctccagtctcctcctgtcatcttctctgctcctctactctccagtctcctcctgtcatcttctctgctcctctactctccagtctcctcctgtcttcttctctgctcctctactctccagtctcctcctgtcttcttctctgctcctctactctccagtctcctcctgtcatcttctctgctcctctactctccagtctcctcctgtcttcttctctgctcctctactctccagtctcctcctgtcttcttctctgctcctcttttctccagtctcctcctgtcttcttctctgctcctctactctccagtctcctcctgtcttcttctctgctcctcttctctccagtctcttcctgtcttcttctctgctcctcttttctccagtctcctcctgtcatcttctctgctcctctactctctagtctcctcctgtcatcttctctgctcctctactctccagtctcctcctgtcttcttctctgctcctctactctccagtctcctcctgtcatcttctctgctcctctactctccagtctcctcctgtcttcttctctgctcgtctactctccagtctcctcctgtcttcttctctgctcctctactctccagtctcctcctgtcttcttctctgctcctcttttctccagtctcctcctgtcatcttctctcctcctctactctccagtctcctgctgtcatcttctctgctcttctactctccagtctcctgctgtcatcttctctgctcctctactctccagtctcctcctgtcttcttctctgctcctctactctccagtctcctcctgtcatcttctctgctcctctactctccagtctcctcctgtcttcttctctgctcctcttttctccagtctcctcctgtcttcttctctgctcctctactctccagtctcctcctgtcttcttctctgctcctctactctccagtctcctcctgtcttcttctctgctcctcttttctccagtctcctcctgtcattttctctgctcctctactctccagtctcctcctgtcttcttctctgctcctctactctccagtctcctcctgtcttcttctctgctcatctactctccagtctcctcctgtcatcttctctgctcctctactccagtctcctgctgtcatcttttctgctcctctactctccagtctcctcctgtcttcttctctgctcctcttttctccagtctcctcctgtcatcttctctgctcctctactctccagtctcctcctgtcatcttctccgctcctctactctccagtctcctcctgtcttcttctctgctcgtctactctccagtctcctcctgtcttcttctctgctcctctactctccagtctcctcctgtcttcttctctgcaccTCTACTCTCCtgtctcctccagtcttcttctctgctcctcttttctccagtgtcctcctgtcatcttctctgctcctcttaagTCTCCATTCTCCACTTGTCTTCTCTCCATTCTCCACAGCTGTGATTTACTGCAACATATGAGTTTATAGTACACAAGAATAGGTTAGTATTTATgctaacaacagcaacacaatagAAAGAGATTCACTTTTCTCACATTACTGACCGCTCTTTTGTCCAGTCTCcttctgtcttcttctctgcttctctactctccagtgtcctcctgtcttcttctctgctcctcttctctccagtctccttctgtcttcttctctgctcctcttctctccagtctccttctgtcttcttctctgctcctcttctctccagtctcctcctgtcttcttctctgctcctcttctctccagtctcctcctgtcttcttctctgctcctcttttctccagtctcctcctgtcatcttctctgctactctactctccagtctcctcccgtcttcttctctgctcctcttctctccagtctcttcctgtcttcttctctgctcctcttttctccagtctcctcctgtcatcttctctgctcctctactctccagtctcctcctgtcatcttctctgctcctcttttctccagtctcctcctgtcatcttctccgctcctctactctccagtctcctcctgtcttcttctctgctcgtctactctccagtctcctcctgtcttcttctctgctcctctactctccagtctcctcctgtcttcttctctgcacctctactctcctgtctcatcctgtcttcttctctgctcctcttctctccagtctcctccagtcttcttctctgctcctcttttctccagtgtcctcctgtcatcttctctgctcctcttaagTCTCCATTCTCCACTTGTCTTCTCTCCATTCTCCACAGCTGTGATTTACTGCAACATATGAGTTTATAGTACACAAGAATAGGTTAGTATTTATgctaacaacagcaacacaatagAAAGAGATTCACTTTTCTCACATTACTGACCGCTCTTTTGTCCAGTCTCcttctgtcttcttctctgcttctctactctccagtgtcctcctgtcttcttctctgctcctcttctctccagtctccttctgtcttcttctctgctcctcttctctccagtctccttctgtcttcttctctgctcctcttctctccagtctcctcctgtcttcttctctgctcctcttctctccagtctcctcctgtcttcttctctgctcctcttttctccagtctcctcctgtcatcttctctgctactctactctccagtctcctcccgtcttcttctctgctcctcttctctccagtctcctcctgtcttcttctctgctcctcttttctccagtctcctcctgtcatcttctctgctcctctactctccagtctcctcctgtcttcttctctgctcctcttttctccagtctcctcctgtcatcttctctgctcctctactctccagtctcctcctgtcttcttctctgctcgtctactctccagtctcctcctgtcttcttctctgctcctttactctccagtctcctcctgtcttcttctctgctcctcttttctccagtctcctcctgtcatcttctctgctcctctactctccagtctgctgctgtcatcttctctgctcctctactctccagtctcctcctgtcatcttctctgctcctctactctccagtctcctcctgtcatcttctctgctcctctactctccagtctcctcctgtcttcttctctgctcgtctactctccagtctcctcctgtcttcttctctgctcctctactcttcagtctcctcctgtcttcttctctgctcctcttttctccagtctcctcctgtcatcttctctgctcctctactctccagtctcctgctgtcatcttctctgctcctctactctccagtctcctgctgtcatcttctctgctcctctactctccagtctcctcctgtcatcttctctgctcctctactctccagtctcctcctgtcttcttctctgctcctctactctccagtctcctcctgtcttcttctctgctcctctactctccagtctcctcctgtcttcttctctgctcctctactctccagtctcctcctatcttcttctctgctcctcttttctccagtctcctcctgtcttcttctctgctcctctactctccagtctcctcctgtcttcttctctgctcctctactctccagtctcctcctgtcttcttctctgctcctcttttctccagtctcctcctgtcattttctctgctcctctactctccagtctcctcctgtcttcttctctgctcctctactctccagtctcatcctgtcttcttctctgctcctcttctctccagtctcctcctgtcttcttctctgctcgtctactctccagtctcctcctgtcttcttctctgctcctctactctccagtctcctcctgtcttcttctctgctcctctactctccagtctcctcctgtcatcttctctgctcctctactctccagtctcctgctgtcatcttctctgctcctctactctcctgtctcatcctgtcttcttctctgctcatctactctccagtctcctcctgtcatcttctctgctcctctactctccagtctcctgctgtcatcttctctgctcctctactctcctgtctcatcctgtcttcttctctgctcctcttctctccagtctcctcctgtcttcttctctgctcctctactctcctgtctcatcctgtcttcttctctgctcatctactctccagtctcctcctgtcatcttctctgctcctctactctccagtctcctgctgtcatcttctctgctcctctactctcctgtctcatcctgtcttcttctctgctcgtctactctccagtctccccctgtcttcttctctgctcctcttttctccagtctcttcctgtcttcttctctgctcctctactctccagtctcctcctgtcttcttctctgctcctcttttctccagtctcctcctgtcatcttctctgctcctctactctccagtctcctcctgtcttcttctctgctcctcttttctccagtctcctcctgtcatcttctctgctcctctactctccagtctcctcctgtcttcttctctgctcgtctactctccagtctcctcctgtcttcttctctgctcctttactctccagtctcctcctgtcttcttctctgctcctcttttctccagtctcctcctgtcatcttctctgctcctctactctccagtctgctgctgtcatcttctctgctcctctactctccagtctcctcctgtcatcttctctgctcctctactctccagtctcctcctgtcatcttctctgctcctctactctccagtctcctcctgtcttcttctctgctcgtctactctccagtctcctcctgtcttcttctctgctcctctactcttcagtctcctcctgtcttcttctctgctcctcttttctccagtctcctcctgtcatcttctctgctcctctactctccagtctcctgctgtcatcttctctgctcctctactctccagtctcctgctgtcatcttctctgctcctctactctccagtctcctcctgtcatcttctctgctcctctactctccagtctcctcctgtcttcttctctgctcctctactctccagtctcctcctgtcttcttctctgctcctctactctccagtctcctcctgtcttcttctctgctcctctactctccagtctcctcctatcttcttctctgctcctcttttctccagtctcctcctgtcttcttctctgctcctctactctccagtctcctcctgtcttcttctctgctcctctactctccagtctcctcctgtcttcttctctgctcctcttttctccagtctcctcctgtcattttctctgctcctctactctccagtctcctcctgtcttcttctctgctcctctactctccagtctcatcctgtcttcttctctgctcctcttctctccagtctcctcctgtcttcttctctgctcgtctactctccagtctcctcctgtcttcttctctgctcctctactctccagtctcctcctgtcttcttctctgctcctctactctccagtctcctcctgtcatcttctctgctcctctactctccagtctcctgctgtcatcttctctgctcctctactctcctgtctcatcctgtcttcttctctgctcatctactctccagtctcctcctgtcatcttctctgctcctctactctccagtctcctgctgtcatcttctctgctcctctactctcctgtctcatcctgtcttcttctctgctcctcttctctccagtctcctcctgtcttcttctctgctcctctactctcctgtctcatcctgtcttcttctctgctcatctactctccagtctcctcctgtcatcttctctgctcctctactctccagtctcctgctgtcatcttctctgctcctctactctcctgtctcatcctgtcatcttctctgctcctctactctccagtctcctgctgtcatcttctctgctcctctactctcctgtctcatcctgtcttcttctctgctcgtctactctccagtctcctcctgtcttcttctctgctcgtctactctccagtctcctcctgtcttcttctctgctcgtctactctccagtctcctcctgtcttcttctctgctcctcttctctccagtctcctcctgtcttcttctctgctcgtctactctccagtctcctcctgtcttcttctctgctcgtctactctccagtctcctcctgtcttcttctctgctcgtctactctccagtctcctcctgtcttcttctctgctcgtctactctccagtctcctcctgtcttcttctctgctcgtctactctccagtctcctcctgtcttcttctctgctcgtctactctccagtctcctcctgtcttcttctctgctcctctactctccagtctcctcctgtcttcttctctgctcctcttttctccagtctcctcctgtcatcttctctgctcctctactctccagtctcctcccgtcttcttctctgctcctcttctctccagtctcctcctgtcttcttctctgctcatctactctccagtctcctcctgtcatcttctctgctcctctactctccagtctcctgctgtcatcttctctgctcctctactctccagtctcctcctgtcttcttctctgctcctcttttctccagtctcctcctgtcatcttctctgctcctctactctccagtctcctgctgtcatcttctctgctcctctactctccagtctcctgctgtcatcttctctgctcctctactctccagtctcctcctgtcttcttctctgctcctctactctccagtctcctcctgtcttcttctctgctcctctactctccagtctcctcctgtcttcttctctgctcctcttttctccagtctcctcctgtcatcttctctgctcctctactctccagtctcctcctgtcatcttctctgctcctctactctccagtctcctcctgtcttcttctctgctcctctactctccagtctcctcctgtcttcttctctgctcctctactctccagtctcctcctgtcttcttctctgctcctctactctccagtctcctcctatcttcttctctgctcctcttttctccagtctcctcctgtcttcttctctgctcctctactctccagtctcctcctgtcttcttctctgctcctctactctccagtctcctcctgtcttcttctctgctcctcttttctccagtctcctcctgtcttcttctctgctcgtctactctccagtctcctcctgtcttcttctctgctcctctactctccagtctcctcctgtcttcttctctgctcctctactctccagtctcctcctgtcttcttctctgctcctcttttctccagtctcctcctgtcttcttctctgctcgtctactctccagtctcctcctgtcttcttctctgctcctctactcttcagtctcctcctgtcttcttctctgctcctcttttctccagtctcctcctgtcatcttctctgctcctctactctccagtctcctgctgtcatcttctctgctcctctactctccagtctcctgctgtcatcttctctgctcctctactctccagtctcctcctgtcatcttctctgctcctctactctccagtctcctcctgtcttcttctctgctcctctactctccagtctcctcctgtcttcttctctgctcctctactctccagtctcctcctgtcttcttctctgctcctctactctccagtctcctcctatcttcttctctgctcctcttttctccagtctcctcctgtcttcttctctgctcctctactctccagtctcctcctgtcttcttctctgctcctctactctccagtctcctcctgtcttcttctctgctcctcttttctccagtctcctcctgtcattttctctgctcctctactctccagtctcctcctgtcttcttctctgctcctctactctccagtctcatcctgtcttcttctctgctcctcttctctccagtctcctcctgtcttcttctctgctcgtctactctccagtctcctcctgtcttcttctctgctcctctactctccagtctcctcctgtcttcttctctgctcctctactctccagtctcctcctgtcatcttctctgctcctctactctccagtctcctgctgtcatcttctctgctcctctactctcctgtctcatcctgtcttcttctctgctcatctactctccagtctcctcctgtcatcttctctgctcctctactctccagtctcctgctgtcatcttctctgctcctctactctcctgtctcatcctgtcttcttctctgctcctcttctctccagtctcctcctgtcttcttctctgctcctctactctcctgtctcatcctgtcttcttctctgctcatctactctccagtctcctcctgtcatcttctctgctcctctactctccagtctcctgctgtcatcttctctgctcctctactctcctgtctcatcctgtcttcttctctgctcgtctactctccagtctcctcctgtcttcttctctgctcgtctactctccagtctcctcctgtcttcttctctgctcgtctactctccagtctcctcctgtcttcttctctgctcctcttctctccagtctcctcctgtcttcttctctgctcgtctactctccagtctcctcctgtcttcttctctgctcgtctactctccagtctcctcctgtcttcttctctgctcgtctactctccagtctcctcctgtcttcttctctgctcgtctactctccagtctcctcctgtcttcttctctgctcgtctactctccagtctcctcctgtcttcttctctgctcgtctactctccagtctcctcctgtcttcttctctgctcctctactctccagtctcctcctgtcttcttctctgctcctcttttctccagtctcctcctgtcatcttctctgctcctctactctccagtctcctcccgtcttcttctctgctcctcttctctccagtctcctcctgtcttcttctctgctcatctactctccagtctcctcctgtcatcttctctgctcctctactctccagtctcctgctgtcatcttctctgctcctctactctccagtctcctcctgtcttcttctctgctcctcttttctccagtctcctcctgtcatcttctctgctcctctactctccagtctcctgctgtcatcttctctgctcctctactctccagtctcctgctgtcatcttctctgctcctctactctccagtctcctcctgtcttcttctctgctcctctactctccagtctcctcctgtcttcttctctgctcctctactctccagtctcctcctgtcttcttctctgctcctcttttctccagtctcctcctgtcatcttctctgctcctctactctccagtctcctcctgtcatcttctctgctcctctactctccagtctcctcctgtcttcttctctgctcctctactctccagtctcctcctgtcttcttctctgctcctctactctccagtctcctcctgtcttcttctctgctcctctactctccagt from Nothobranchius furzeri strain GRZ-AD chromosome 5, NfurGRZ-RIMD1, whole genome shotgun sequence encodes:
- the LOC139069964 gene encoding uncharacterized protein; its protein translation is MERRQVENGDLRGAEKMTGGHWRKEEQRRRLEETGEKRSREEDRMRQESRGAEKKTGGDWRVEEQRRRQEETGEKEEQRRRQEETGEKRSREEDRRRLERRGAEKKTEGDWREEEQRRRQKETGEKRSREEDRRTLESREAEKKTEGDWTKERSVM